In Carassius gibelio isolate Cgi1373 ecotype wild population from Czech Republic chromosome B13, carGib1.2-hapl.c, whole genome shotgun sequence, one genomic interval encodes:
- the LOC127970330 gene encoding transmembrane protein 121-like, which yields MVPPPPTNKPHVCLSTIIIMSSMALMDAYLVEQNHGPRKIGICIMVTVGDLCFLIVLRYVAVWVGAEVRMAKRGYAMILWFLYIFVLEIKVYFVYQNYKADRKSLDALARKALTLLLSISIPALFVILVAIDHMEYVKAFKKKEEIRNRLFWVVMDLLDVLDIQANLWEPQKKGLPLWAEGLMFFYCYILLLVLPCVSLSEISMQGTNISPHKMMLYPILSLVTINVITLFIRGGNMLLYKDNRVSGILMAKNILAIVLKTCSFVQYRRQLKSAPPGFGVELQKNSVALGRSGQTPPQGVLQEQTPLPEVTRCEHT from the coding sequence ATGGTTCCACCGCCTCCCACCAACAAGCCACATGTTTGTTTAtccaccatcatcatcatgagCAGCATGGCACTGATGGATGCCTACCTGGTGGAGCAGAACCACGGCCCGCGGAAGATTGGCATCTGCATCATGGTGACGGTGGGAGACCTCTGCTTCCTCATCGTGCTGCGGTATGTGGCAGTGTGGGTCGGGGCTGAAGTAAGGATGGCAAAACGAGGCTACGCCATGATACTTTGGTTCCTTTACATCTTTGTCTTGGAGATTAAGGTGTATTTTGTTTACCAGAACTACAAGGCTGACCGTAAGAGCCTCGACGCATTGGCTCGGAAAGCTCTGACGCTCCTGCTCTCCATCAGTATACCCGCGCTTTTCGTGATCCTGGTCGCCATCGACCACATGGAGTATGTGAAGGCTTTCAAGAAGAAGGAGGAGATCAGAAACCGTTTGTTCTGGGTGGTGATGGATCTGCTGGACGTTCTGGACATCCAGGCCAACCTATGGGAGCCACAGAAGAAAGGGCTTCCACTCTGGGCCGAGGGACTGATGTTTTTCTACTGTTATATTCTTCTTTTAGTGCTGCCTTGCGTGTCTCTGAGTGAGATCAGCATGCAAGGCACCAACATCAGTCCTCACAAGATGATGCTCTACCCCATTCTGAGTTTGGTGACTATTAACGTCATCACTCTCTTCATCCGTGGAGGGAATATGCTCCTTTATAAGGACAACAGGGTGTCTGGGATACTCATGGCTAAGAACATCCTCGCCATTGTTCTGAAGACGTGCAGCTTTGTGCAGTACAGGAGACAGTTGAAGAGCGCCCCACCTGGGTTTGGAGTGGAATTACAGAAGAACTCTGTGGCATTGGGTCGATCTGGTCAGACTCCTCCACAGGGGGTGCTGCAGGAGCAAACACCGCTTCCCGAGGTCACCAGGTGTGAACATACGTGA